DNA from Deltaproteobacteria bacterium:
ACTGCACCCACGAAACCACTGATCATCAGCGTGCGTCCGATCTGTGCGGCACCAAGGGCAAAAAGGATTCCCCCAAGCGTGAGGCCTATTGAAATAGCGGCGATACCGATGCGATTAAAAAAGCTCTGGGCACTTGAAGCGGCGTCAACAAGGTCACGAGCAAGTGCAGGGTAGGCCGCAAAGGTCAAACTTAAGAAGACGAAGAATCGATTCATTGTGAAGCTCCTTTTGTTCGGTTCGGATTTAAGCTTGGTGGAATGAGTTCCATGATGAGGTCTTGGTGAATGAGGCGGTTTTCACCGTCTTCAACCCATTGGTCGATTTCGCTCACACGCCAAGCCCCTGGCTGAATGAGCGAGCGATATTTGTCTGGGATCTTTGCCCCAAATGTTGCTGGTGATTCGACAATTCGTTTCGGCGCTCGCAGACGTTCGAGTTCGTCCATCGCACTCACTGCTTCGTTTCGAAGTCGCTCAGCTTCGGTCTCGGAATCCCAATGATAAAGACCAAAGACGCCTGCCCCAGCAGCAGCGATACCGCCGTAAAGTGCTGCATTTTGGTTTTTAGCCTCTGGGCGGCTTGCGCCATGAAGTGCGCCAGCAATACCGGCCGCAGCCATCGCTTGCAGAGTTTTTCCGCGATTCGTTGTGGCACAGCCGGTGAGTACGCAAATACCTAAGATTAAGACCAGCTTCATCTTGAACCTCCGTTTGAAAGGATGATCTCTAAGTGCTTGGAAGTGAGAGTTCTGCTGATGGGGTTTGAATCGAGAGCCAATGAATCAGGATCTGTGACTTTAAATTCCTGAAGATCCAATTCTAAAGCTGGATCATCCTCGTCGGTTCCGATTCGAACGAATGCATGAGTCGATCTTGGAATCGGAGAGCCAATCATGCGCTCGGGTTCTAGATGTTCGCGATATACAGCACGATCGGGCGCGCATTCCTTATCAACGCGTGTCGTGTTTGCGACTTCCTTAAAAGGTGCCGCCGCAAAGACTTTGTCCAAGTACGCGTGATTGGCAAAAAGTGAAAGCGTCGTGCTTTCGGATTGGCCGAGTTTTCCTAGCTGAGATTCGAGCGAAAACAGTTTGGGCCACTCGTCAGTTAGTTTAAGCTGCTGTTCGACCACGATTACTTCGAGCGGCAGGATCTCAGATGAATCTCGAGACGTTTGCGAGATCACGCAGCGAAGAAAATCAAAGTCGTAGTCATGACGAGTAAGTCTTCGTTTAAGCTTTGCCTGAATTTTTGTGGGCCAGTGCAGACCGAGTTCGCCGATGACGGATCTCGAAATCTGGAATTCACCAACAAGATGGAATCCAGCCCCAGCTCCGACTTCATGAAGACTCGCATTGTTTGCAGACCGAGTGATCTCTAAGGTCCGAGGTAGTGTGCGAATGGAGAAGTTTAAGTTCTGAGTGTCAGTTTCAACTCTAACGGCGTGAATACCGTCGACGCCGTCCTGAAGGGCGAGATCAAGACCACGAAGTGTGATCTCTTCTTGTCCTTCGATTGTGACACAGTCGAGGCGAACATTCGATTCACCGCGAACCCAAATATTGGCAACGCAGTCTCGGCTCCCGCCGATACCTAAAATGGTAAGCGTCTTTGGCGGCAAAGTAACGGGCACTCTTGCGCCGCTGGCGAGCTCACCGTTTAATGATTGAAACGTACGCTTAACTTCGCGGGGCCCGACGTCATCGACCCACTTAAAAGTAAGATCTGTCCGCGCCCCGGACACCAAAGGGACGTTTGGCGCATCGCGAAACTCGCAGCCAGTTTGACACCAACTCATTCCCAAAATGAACGCCAAGGCCCTTCTCGACACTCCCTACCTCCTGTTTGGGTAGAGGTAACCTATTGAAATCAATGCGGTCACAAGCTCTCGAAATTTCGCGAACGGGCCCACCGTGAAGATTCAGCAATGAATTTTCAAATTCAGCCGTGAACTTTTAGGTTCATTAATTTCAACTATCGAGTTGCCAAAAAGGCAGCACCTGGGCCAGTTATGTGGCTGAAAAAGAGGGCAAATGCTTAGCAATCGTCTGAGTCTTTTGGTTAAGGCCAAGGGGCTCACGCAAAAGTCCATTGCAGATAAGATGGGTGTTTCTGAACAAGCACTCAGCAGGTACTTGCATGGCAAAACGGCGATTGGTGCGGACTCGCTTGAGGTTCTACTTTCGTGTCTTGGGATCAACGTCGAAAAACTTGTCGACGCCGAGATCGCAAAAGCCATGAAGTCTCAAGAGAAGCTTTCCGCCCGAAAGCGAAACTTGCTAGCGGAGCTTCAAGAGGAGCAAGTCTCGAAAGTGATGACTTGGTACTCGAAGACGAACGCAGCGGTTGCTGCTCGTAAGTAGTTCGAAACGGAGGGGCCGTGGAAACACAACTCGTAGGCGGAGGACCGCTGAAAGAGTTCAAACGCGAAGAACTCTTGCAGCGCCTATCAGGGAGCTGGAAGGGGCGGTCCATTTTCGCACTTCTCGAAGTCCCGCGCTTTCAAAAGAATCCGCGCGAAATTGCACCAGAGCTCGGCATCACGCTCGACGAACTATTCTTTTATCTCGATCTCCTCGAAGCCGTGTCCCTGATTCGCCGCGACGCCAACGGCGGCTACCTGCGTATGGTTGAAGCTTTGGATTTCCGAAAGCTCGGATTAAATCGAGAAGAGAGCTTACGCAGTTTTTCATTGGTAACGGCTGAGATTTTGTCGCGTCAGTCGTTTGATGTTCCTTGTCACCATGAATCCTCCATCGTCTACTCGAACCGAGATCTCGTGAAGCAGCTGATCGGCAAAATCGGAGCTGCAATGGACGAGTTTGAACAGGCGTCAAAGAAGAGCCCCGATAAGAGCTTCCTCCTTGGCGTCACGACAGCGTTTGTTGACCTCATCGAAAGTAAAAAACTTGGGAGTGAACAATGAAACACATCATTCGCACCACAGCGTTCACACTAATTCTCGCAAGCTCATTATTGGCAGTTGAAGCCAAAGCTGATCGCCAAGGTGGCGGCACGCTGTTCACGTCAGGTCATGTAAGCGTCGATAAGTGGATCGACTTCGATGCACGCTTTGTTCCTGTAGCTGTGCCTGATATTAACCTCTCAGATGTGACGACGAAGCCTGTTTCTGAGTTTGTTCGGTTTAAGTCGGCGCAAGGTGATCAGGTTACGTTTGATTACACTTGGTTTGTTGGCGCCGACAAAGGCCTTGCCGAAGTCACCCTCGATAAAGCGAAAGCTAGCGAGCAGACTGCAGATCTGATCCGCGCACTCTTGGAATCGAAGGCGAAATCAAACTGGGAAGCGATTAAGTAATTTAAGATGTCCCGCTACTTAAGACTTTCAAAAAGGTCTTGGCTTGTTTTTGGAGCCGATAGTAGGCGGGTACTTCCTTGGCCAAAGCTAAGACTTAAAATTAGGTTTCCATCGATTTCAACTATGTGTGGATCACAAACATGTACACCTTTCGTTCCAACAATGAATTTGTCTGTATGGGTGGTCCACGTTGTACCTCCTGGGTTTAGTCCGGCTGAAATCGTGGAAGCGGTGATGTACCACTCTGTCCCAAAGCCTTTGTTAGGCGTGTAGGCTTGTCCATGAATAGCGAATATACCCTTTCCGGGTATATGCTTGATCCAAGGATTCCCGCCGCCTTTAACGACGTGAATCTCGCTTCGGTTTTCATCAAAACTGATTTCATCATCCACCAGGCGAGCATGTGAATAGGCAAGGCCCACTTCGCGCTGATCAGGCGTGCTGTCGCTTGATTCTACCAGCAGATGCCACGTCCCATCGTCGGCGATATCGACCGCGACATTCCAAAGTTGATGATAAATCGAAGACCGGTCTTCCGACCTCCTAAGGACAGGTCTCCCGCCATTAATCTTCATCCACGTAAGGCCCAAATCAAGAGACTTCCAAAGGTAGACATTGCCGTCGACGGTCGCGAAATTGAAAAGCGTTTCGCCTTGACTGATGGTGTAAGGGAATCTCGCACTTTCGATCACAAGATGAGGCGACACTGTTTCTAAAAGAGTGGTTTGAAGTGGGACTCGAAACATCTTTCCGGTCCACTCGTGATCATAAAACGCTAGCAAACTTCCATCGACATTCACCAAAGAAGTTTCAACAACCGATCTATTTTTAAAGGCATGATCTGGAATCTCTGAAAACACCGATGCTTCGCCGATAAGCTCTATGTCGGTCGGTGACGCATCTTTTGTGCACCCGCAGCCAATGGACATCAGCGACACGGCGAACGCTGTTAAAAAAAGTGAACGCCGATCTTTTGTGTTCGCCGTTTTGATAAGATTTGGGTCTGTAGGTGTCTCGCTATGTTTCATTATGGCCTCCCGGATCGATTGATTTCGATCAGGGTGCCGAGGTGCGGTTGCAGCTGAGGTCACAGTAAAAGCGCGAAGGGGCCCCGTGTGTCCCTATGTGACACACGGACCTTTCAAGCTAAGAGAAGTCGCACTTTCATATCCCGCTTGAGGTGGTAAATTAGTTCCTCGAGGGTAAATTTGGATAGAGTCATCGTGATGCGACCGAAAGAATGGTCTATGCAGCTTGCGAAACGATTAAGAGAACTTATCAGACAGCACGATCTGACCGTGGCGAAGCTATCAAAGCGAACCTCGATTCCAGTCAACACTCTTCATAATTGGCTTTCTGGCCAACCACCCCGAAACATCGCCCAAGTAAAATCGGTGGCTGACTTTTTAAATGTCAGCGTTGACTTCCTTGTCTTCGGCAAAGAGCTAAACCTCGAACCCCAAGCCATCCCAGAACTTTTAAAATCCGGCCAGTTCGAAATCGTCCTCCGCGCCCGCGCACCAAAACGAGAGTCGTGAACAAAAGGAGCTTTCAATGAAACAAGGTATTCTGACCGTGGCTTCAATAGTCACCTCATGTTTCGTTGCAAGCACTGGCTTCGCCCAAGTCCCGGACGCGCCAGCGGCAGTTCCGCCACCGCAAGCTGTCGCGCCGAAGGCGCTGGCACCCGTGCCGGCACCACCTGTACCGGTGGCTAAACCAGTTGAAAGCCTGCGCGTGCGCCAAATGTTTCTTGATCGCGACTTACTTGTGGCCGAAATCCCAAAGGCGGCGTTTCCAGCTTCTGTGCAAATCGGCGACGAATTTATTGCAACTTTGCCTAGCGGGAAACAATGTGCGCTGAAAACGGTTGGCGCCCAAGGTGTCAACGTCACGCTAGATACCAAAGATTGCCGCTACAAATTCGATCTTGTCGTGGGTCTTCAGCTCGAACGATCACTTTTAGTTGTTGATCCCAGTTTCGTACCGGCGCCATCATCGGCTAGCGGTACCGAACCCAAAGTCGATCCTCCTGCGCGAGCAGCGAAAGCAGCACCACAAAATCAATTCCAAGAGCCTTCAGGGCCTTATGCTACTCGGTTTTCAGACTTTAGCTTCATGCCGAAGCAGGGGCAGTTCATCGTGTCGCCGTATATTCAGCGGATGAACGTAAAGGAAACCAATACCATTAATCGCGTTTCTATCGCTGCGGCAGACAACATCGAATTCGTCGGAGGACTGGCAATCGAAAGTGGTCTCAGTGATCGAATGAAGCTGGGGGTTGAAGTTCAGCACTCATTCAATGATCAAACAGATATGTCGTATGGCCCAGCGTCGACATCCAATGGTTTGACTCAGACATTGACGAGCAAGGGATTCTTTGACCCTAGGTTTCGACTAGAAGTTCAAGCGTTGGATCAAAGTCAGGACCCGATGTCGGCATTTGTTGCGCTTACGGTTAAGCCATCGTTAATTGAAGCAAAATCTGCGACGGTCTCGATGGACGGGACGCAAGGAACCGGCGGCGGTCAGTACGGTTTGGAAGGTCGCTTAACAACAGAATCTGCGTTTTTTGGCTTTGAAGTTAAAACGTCATTTACCTACTATGAAAAGCGAACCACTAAAAACGAGACGGCCAACACATCCACAGAATTCACCGGTGGCGATCTCTTTACGTTTGGTCTTCGCGGGCAGGCGAAGTTCTCGCCCGTTTTTTCCGGCAACATCGGCGCAAGGTGGGTAGGTGTCGGTGCCTCCGAGGCACGCACCGGAACAAACCCCACGAATGTTGTAAAAGCCTATAACTATGTTTCCTATGAAGTCGGTGGAAACTTAGTGCTCGTACCAGATCGCTTCATGCTGGAAGGCGAAATCCAGCTCGTCGATCGAATCACGACCAAATTAAAATCAGGTACCACCGAAACTGACCTCGAAGCTTCTGGCAGCGGCTTCCGCCTGGCCGCCAAGTATTTGTTTTAATAGTCCCATTTAGAATCGAACTCGTTAACCGCGCGCCAACAATTGCTTAGCTTCTCATTGTGGCACTGTGGAAAAGTCAAAGTTAACTGACGATTGTTTAACGGTCTGTACGACTATAGCCGATGAGAATCAGCGGCCCGTTAATTCACTCTAGAACGCTTCAATCGAAAGGCATCCTGGATTCCAAAATGAAAGTTATCATTTCGCCCAAGGACCTATCATCCGACGCGCACGTTGCCTTTACGGCCTTCGCGTCGCTTTGGGCAGATCATATGCTGTTAATTGGCGGTGAGGGCGACAATCAAGCTCTGGACATAGACGTGGCACTTGAAAGATTTGTTGCGCTGTCAAAAGTAACGCAATCATCGTCATTCGTAGATGCGTTTGTCGCCAAAGAGGAATTCGATTCTTTGGGGCATTTTTTATCGGTGCATTTTTCTGGCAAAGAAGAACTAAAAATCGAATCGCACTCTAATCTTGGTCACGAAAATTTTAAAATTCAATTTTATTATCGAAACAGTTCAGGTCAGCGAAATGATGTCTCGTTACGTGAGGCGAACGACCATCGTCACTTTGGACCGATCGGTGCAGGGTTGGCAAAAATTGCCGCTAAGATTGAAGGCGTGGATAGCCATTTTCAGGTAGTCCACGAGATGAAAACTTTTTTAAGTGCACAGAGCGAAACAGTCGAAAAAGTTTCGTTCGATGCAACTTTGAACGCCTTGAGAACAGTTGAGGTCGAAAAGTTTCGTCCGATAGTAGAAGAATCAAAAGTGCCGGGTTCCTTCCAAGTATCTCTTGCTGTCGAAGATACGAGTGGGACTACCCAAGAAGTTAATACCAATCTTATCAATCCGAAAACTAAAACGATTAGATGTGCGGACGGCGCAATTATTCCGTACGGAAGCGGCGAAGCTGGTTTTATTGATGAGATTCGCAGTCGGCAATCGATGAACCGCAAGCAGGCTGAGCGATTGGCGCAGCACCCAGAAGATCTGATACCGCCAGGTGCCGACACCTCGAGGCTTGATCTGTCCGAATACCACAGTCGGGTTTTGGGTTTTGAGCCGCGCAAACAGCAGAAAGTACTAGAGTTCTCGTCGAGTGGCATCGATTGGTTTAGTGATCTTGATGGTGAGCCTAGTCTTCGCGTTCAGGATACAACAGGCAAGACGGTCGAAATGAAATTGCCGTCCAACGACAAAATAAAAAATGCGATTCAGGAAGTAACATCACAGCTTAAAGAATCTCAATCCAATCCCGGCGCATATGTCCCGAAACTGGTACCGATAGACGAACATGGCCAGTTTGTCATTCAACCCACCGCAGAGTCGCTACTTGGCCTAGGCGTGATTGAAACGATTTCGGAAAAGTGGGCAGCGTCGCCAGAATTGAAGAAACAAAGGCGGCCTGTCGAAGTCGCGGTACTTCGCGAGCAAAATGCGAAACTCGCCACTGTTATTGCCGATCCTGTTTTATTTGCTGAGCAAATCGATTCTGTAACAGATGCGAAACTCGATCCTCATCAAATTGACGGCGTTAAATGGCTACTTGGGCACATGCGACGGCAGCGAGGTGGCGTTGTTTTGGCCGACGAAATGGGTCTTGGCAAAACGGCGCAGATGCTTGTTGCGTCGGGCATATTGTACAACCTGATTCGTAACCAAGGGGCCACACCATGGTTTCATGCATTGCCGGTTTGGCGTCCGGTGCTCGTGGTTGCGCCGAAGATTCTCCTTACCAACTGGATTAGGGAGGCAGGGCGTTTCCTAAAGATGGATGTCCTGCCAAAACGAGAAATTGTCGGTAGCAGCACAATTCATCATCTTCTTGGTGATGGAGGTAAAGATGCGACCAAACTTCTTGAACTTGACCTCATCGCGATGAACTACGAGACCTTGGCTAGCTATCAGCGCGAACTTCTTAGATTAGACTTTTCTGTTGTAGTGTTCGATGAATCGCAAAACATAAAAAATCAAGACACCGCCAAAAGTATCGCGGCGCGCGCGGTTAAATCATTCCTGCCGATTTGCTCGACCGGTACGCCCGTTGAAAATTCGCTGAGTGATCTCTGGACCCAGATCGATGCGACAAATCGCATTCCTATCAATCCATTAGGAACATCTAAAGACTTTAGTGCCGATAAGCGGAATTCAGCCGAAAGACTTACCGAAATACGTTCCCAGCTGGATTTCCAGTCTAAAAAGACGATCATACTGCGAAGAGAAAAGTCGATTCTTAAGAACTTTCCAAAAAAAGTTATTCATCCACCGGTTGTTCATTCAATGACGGAAGAACAAGCGGCGCGTGAAGCGAATTTGACGAAAGCAATGAAAGGCTCGCCCTTAGAATTGATGACTGAGCTGCGGAAGCTATATCAGCATCCGATACTATTGTTGAAGAGCGCAAATGCCAGCTCTTTGTCTGTTAAGCAACTTATCGAAAAGGGGCCGAAGCTAGCTGCGACTATCGAAATTCTAAAAAGGATTAAAGGGCTAGCACAAAAAGTTCTTATTTTCACTCCGTCTGTACCGATGCAAGCAATTCTTGCTAGAGTCATAGCTGAAGAGTTCGGCGTGGCGGTCAATGTCATCAACGGCGAAACTAACCAACGTGGTGCCCCGGGCGAAGCCGCCGAAAAAATAATTGAAGACTTCAGTGCGAGCGATGGATTTGGTGCGCTCGTTCTTAGTCCCTTGGCAGCAGGCGCCGGTTTAAACATCACGGCAGCCAATCACGTCATTCACTATGGACGTTGGTGGAATCCGGCCAAAGAGGATCAAGCGACTGATCGTGCATATCGGCGGGGGCAACAGCTGGATGTGAACGTGTACTACCCTATATTGTCGAATCTCGAGGGCAAAGGGTTCGATGTTGGACTTCATGAACTTGTCGAGCGCAAGCGAGCACTCGCACGGGATTTCTTGGACCCAATAGAGTCTTTCAATATATCTCGGACTGAAATGGATGAAATCAGCAAGGGGCGAGTCTAATGGGAACTAATTCAATTTTCACTTCAGTCCTCCAGATCATTGATAAAGGGAAATCGGAAGACTGGATTGTTGTCGGTGTAGTTTTGTTTTTCGCTCTTGTTATCGGAATTGCCATACGATTGACCAAGTCAAAAGTACTCAAGGAAGTTGAGGCGCTTGCGCATTCGTTACGTGAAATTGGACGAGGTCAAGATTCAAACGGGTATGGCATAGCCTACGAGAGTATTTTTCTGGGGAGCTTTGATATCCCGGGACGAGGTCTCACTAACGTTTTCAAAGTTGATCCGGTACAGCACCTAAAAAATTATGCGAAGAACCAATTTACTAGAAATTTGGGCGTTCAAGCCGCGCCTTACATTTCCGGCATCGCCCTTTTCTTGACTTTCTTTCTGATCGGCGTTGCCGTTTTCCAGATTGGTGGCTCGCTGTCCGGCAAAGAGCAAGTGGTTAAAGAGGTAAGCGTCGGTGCGCAAACTGAATTACGCAATATGGAATTGACTGTTGCAGAGCGACTTGAAGCGCCGATTCAGCATCTCTCTTTCAAATTTTTTGTATCTGCAATTGGATTGATAGCCTCGATTTTACTTTCAGTTTATAGATCGAACATGTTGAACAAGATCGAGGAAGCGGTCGAGAAGGACCTTCACTTCCTGTATTCCAAGGTCACCACGCGTGATGCAAGCGATATTGCCCTCCAAATTGAACAGGCAAAGGGTGCGACAGAAACAGTGGCGCAGCTGAAGCGAACAAATATTCAGCTAGAGTCCCTAGACAAACTAGAGGTAAAGGTAAGTGACCTTTCCCAGTCTGTTTTGCAAGCTGTTGCGACGCAGATTACCGACGAGCTTGGTAAAAGTATGGGCCTTCTTTTAAGTCAACAATCAGATAGCTTAAAGGAAATTGCCGAGGCGATGAATAAAAGTTTGGAGGCTTCTGTCGGTAAAATCGGCGAAGACTTGAATCAGAGTTTTAGAATCATGTCTGAAACACTGAACAAAAAGTCAGACTCTGGGGTTGGCGATATAGTCGCAAAGCTAGAATCAATGTTAAGTGGAGGAACTAAGCAGTACGGCGAAGAGCTTGGTAAATCACTCTCGGGCTTTGGTAAGCTTCTGCCTGACCTTGAAAAAAGTTTGAATTCTATGATGAATCAAATGGCAGCACTCGCCAAGGACAACGCGGAACGGGCTGAAAAGCAAAACCTCGTTCAGGAAGAAACTTTGAATTCAAGTCTACAGAAGATCAACGAAGCGATTCAAAAGATTTCCGCTACGCAAACGCAGTCACAAGTTCATCTTGATTCGGCTTTAAGCCGAATTAAGGAGGTTTCAGATAACGCTGTATCAGCAGCATCAAGCTCAATCGAGAGCGTTTCAAATACAATGGGGCAGCGCCTAAGAGAGCAAACGTTGGAATCGCAACGTATGATCGATCGCCAAATGACCGACATGAAAGAAGTGTCGGCCATAGTGAACACGGTTGTCGCGTCTCTTCGGCCGATTTTGTCAGAGCTTCAGCCAATTATGCAAAATACCAGCAGCATTGCGATTGAATCTAAAGCTGCGGCCACACAACTTCGTTCAGTGTCTGACAGCTTTAAAAGTGTATTCGATCAAACACTTGAGCTTCCGAAGGCCGTTAATGCTGTGAACCGAGACTTCAATCAGACCCTCAGTGAGCAGGCAAGAATGCTGGCCCAAAACCAAGCGTCATTTAAGGACCTCGGGGAAACTGTTGGTAGTGGTGTTTCGAGCGCATTAAGTGTGGTTCGCGCAGGATTCGAACATTCGAAAAACGAAATTCAACATGGTCAAACCCAGCTAGCACAAAATTTCGGATCTAAAATCGAATCGTTAAGTGATTCGATGGAAGAGCTCAATGGAAGTATTAACAAGATTGTTTCATTGGTTAAGAATTAGAGGGCAGTATAGATGGCCGATGAACAAGAAAAAATTGATTTTAGTCACTCAAATACAGACTTGATGGCAAGTATAGCTGTGATATTTCTATTGCTTGCGGTCGCGATGATTCTGGCGAACTCCGCAGCTGTAAGCAAAGCTGAAAATGCCCAAGAAAAGTTGAATGCGGAACGTAACGAATTTAATAATGAAATTAGAGACTTGCTGGACCTACCGCCCGGCGGAAAAGATGTAAGCGACGACGGATGCATTCGTGTTATCAACGACGATTTGAAAAGCGAAATTAGAATTCGTTTTATCGATGGTCATTCGGCCGGGGGAGAAAGGTGTAGGGGCCTCACTTTTGGTACGGCTAAATTTGAGTTAGATGGCGA
Protein-coding regions in this window:
- a CDS encoding helix-turn-helix transcriptional regulator, coding for MLSNRLSLLVKAKGLTQKSIADKMGVSEQALSRYLHGKTAIGADSLEVLLSCLGINVEKLVDAEIAKAMKSQEKLSARKRNLLAELQEEQVSKVMTWYSKTNAAVAARK
- a CDS encoding DUF4423 domain-containing protein codes for the protein METQLVGGGPLKEFKREELLQRLSGSWKGRSIFALLEVPRFQKNPREIAPELGITLDELFFYLDLLEAVSLIRRDANGGYLRMVEALDFRKLGLNREESLRSFSLVTAEILSRQSFDVPCHHESSIVYSNRDLVKQLIGKIGAAMDEFEQASKKSPDKSFLLGVTTAFVDLIESKKLGSEQ
- a CDS encoding helix-turn-helix transcriptional regulator: MRPKEWSMQLAKRLRELIRQHDLTVAKLSKRTSIPVNTLHNWLSGQPPRNIAQVKSVADFLNVSVDFLVFGKELNLEPQAIPELLKSGQFEIVLRARAPKRES
- a CDS encoding DEAD/DEAH box helicase, whose translation is MKVIISPKDLSSDAHVAFTAFASLWADHMLLIGGEGDNQALDIDVALERFVALSKVTQSSSFVDAFVAKEEFDSLGHFLSVHFSGKEELKIESHSNLGHENFKIQFYYRNSSGQRNDVSLREANDHRHFGPIGAGLAKIAAKIEGVDSHFQVVHEMKTFLSAQSETVEKVSFDATLNALRTVEVEKFRPIVEESKVPGSFQVSLAVEDTSGTTQEVNTNLINPKTKTIRCADGAIIPYGSGEAGFIDEIRSRQSMNRKQAERLAQHPEDLIPPGADTSRLDLSEYHSRVLGFEPRKQQKVLEFSSSGIDWFSDLDGEPSLRVQDTTGKTVEMKLPSNDKIKNAIQEVTSQLKESQSNPGAYVPKLVPIDEHGQFVIQPTAESLLGLGVIETISEKWAASPELKKQRRPVEVAVLREQNAKLATVIADPVLFAEQIDSVTDAKLDPHQIDGVKWLLGHMRRQRGGVVLADEMGLGKTAQMLVASGILYNLIRNQGATPWFHALPVWRPVLVVAPKILLTNWIREAGRFLKMDVLPKREIVGSSTIHHLLGDGGKDATKLLELDLIAMNYETLASYQRELLRLDFSVVVFDESQNIKNQDTAKSIAARAVKSFLPICSTGTPVENSLSDLWTQIDATNRIPINPLGTSKDFSADKRNSAERLTEIRSQLDFQSKKTIILRREKSILKNFPKKVIHPPVVHSMTEEQAAREANLTKAMKGSPLELMTELRKLYQHPILLLKSANASSLSVKQLIEKGPKLAATIEILKRIKGLAQKVLIFTPSVPMQAILARVIAEEFGVAVNVINGETNQRGAPGEAAEKIIEDFSASDGFGALVLSPLAAGAGLNITAANHVIHYGRWWNPAKEDQATDRAYRRGQQLDVNVYYPILSNLEGKGFDVGLHELVERKRALARDFLDPIESFNISRTEMDEISKGRV